The following are from one region of the Anolis carolinensis isolate JA03-04 unplaced genomic scaffold, rAnoCar3.1.pri scaffold_18, whole genome shotgun sequence genome:
- the LOC134294650 gene encoding zinc finger protein 658B-like — MEEKVYKCIECGKSFSQHGNLKRHQRTHTGEKPYNCLECGQSFAHSSGLRSHQRTHTGEKPYNCLECGQSFAHSSGLRSHQRTHTGEKPYNCLECGQSFAHSSGLRSHQRTHTGEKPYNCLECGQSFTQKGNLHKHQRIHTGEKPYNCLECGQSFTEKGSLHKHQRIHTGEKPYNCLECGQSFTEKGSLHKHQRTHTGEKPYNCLECGQSFAHSSGLRSHQRTHTGEKLYNCLECGQSFAHSSGLRSHQRTHTGEKPYNCLECGQSFARSSGLRSHQRTHTGEKPYNCLECGQSFTQKGNLHKHQRIHTGEKPYNCLECGQSFTQKGNLHKHQRIHTGEKPYNCLECGQSFTEKGSLHKHQRIHTGEKPYNCLECGQSFTEKGSLHKHQRIHTGEKPYNCLECGQSFTQKGSLHKHQRIHTGEKPYNCLECGQSFARSSGLRSHQRTHTGEKPYNCLECGQSFARSSGLRSHQRIHTGEKPYNCLECGQSFTRSSGLRSHQRTHAGQKP, encoded by the coding sequence atggaggagaaagtatataaatgtattgaatgtggaaagagctttagtcagcatggaaacctgaagagacatcaaaggactcacactggggagaaaccctataactgcctggagtgtggacagagctttgctcatagttcaggtctacgttcacatcaaaggactcacactggagagaaaccctataactgcctggagtgtggacagagctttgctcatagttcaggtctacgttcacatcaaaggactcacactggagagaaaccctataactgcctggagtgtggacagagctttgctcatagttcaggtctacgttcacatcaaaggactcacactggagagaaaccctataactgcctggagtgtggacagagcttcactcagaagggaaacttgcataaacatcaaaggattcacactggggagaaaccctataactgcctggagtgtggacagagcttcactgagaagggaagcttgcataaacatcaaaggattcacactggggagaaaccctataactgcctggagtgtggacagagcttcactgagaagggaagcttacataaacatcaaaggactcacactggggagaaaccctataactgcctggagtgtggacagagctttgctcatagttcaggtctacgttcacatcaaaggactcacactggagagaaactctataactgcctggagtgtggacagagctttgctcatagttcaggtctacgttcacatcaaaggactcacactggagagaaaccctataactgcctggagtgtggacagagctttgctcgtagttcaggtctacgttcacatcaaaggactcacactggggagaaaccctataactgcctggagtgtggacagagcttcactcagaagggaaacttgcataaacatcaaaggattcacactggggagaaaccctataactgcctggagtgtggacagagcttcactcagaagggaaacttgcataaacatcaaaggattcacactggggagaaaccctataactgcctggagtgtggacagagcttcactgagaagggaagcttgcataaacatcaaaggattcacactggggagaaaccctataactgcctggagtgtggacagagcttcactgagaagggaagcttgcataaacatcaaaggattcacactggggagaaaccctataactgcctggagtgtggacagagcttcactcagaagggaagcttgcataaacatcaaaggattcacactggagagaaaccctataactgcctggagtgtggacagagctttgctcgtagttcaggtctacgttcacatcaaaggactcacactggagagaaaccctataactgcctggagtgtggacagagctttgctcgtagttcaggactacgttcccatcaaaggattcacactggggagaaaccctataactgcctggagtgtggacagagctttactcgaagttcaggactacgttcccatcaaaggactcacgctgggcagaaaccatag